One window of the Rhodococcus sovatensis genome contains the following:
- the ffh gene encoding signal recognition particle protein, whose protein sequence is MFESLSDRLTGTLKDLRGKGRLSGADIDATAREIRLALLEADVALPVVREFITRIKTRAKGAEVSGALNPAQQVVKIVNEELVGILGGETRRLTFAKTPPTVIMLAGLQGSGKTTLAGKLAKWLRDQGHTPLLVACDLQRPGAVSQLQIVGERAGATVFAPHPGTSIGGGENALGVSAADPVEVARVGVAEARTKQFDIVIVDTAGRLGIDTELMNQAAGIRDAVEPDETLFVLDAMVGQDAVSTAQAFRDGVGFTGVVLTKLDGDARGGAALSVREVTGAPIMFASTGEKLEDFDVFHPDRMASRILGMGDVLSLIEQAEQHFDAEQAEATANKIGSGQLTLDDFLEQMMAVRKMGPIGNLLGMLPGAGQMKELANVDEKQLDRVQAIIRGMTPQERTDPKIINASRRLRIANGSGVKVSDVNQLVDRFFEARKMMSAMAGRMGMPGARKQVRSKKGKKGKKGGRGPTQPKIRGGFPGMPGGMPAGMPDLSGMPKGLDQMPPGLEGIDLSQLKLPKK, encoded by the coding sequence GTGTTCGAATCCCTTTCCGACAGGTTGACCGGAACCCTCAAGGACCTGCGGGGCAAGGGCCGTCTCTCCGGTGCCGACATAGACGCCACGGCCCGCGAGATCAGACTTGCGCTGCTCGAGGCGGACGTGGCGCTGCCGGTGGTCCGCGAGTTCATCACGCGTATCAAGACCAGGGCGAAGGGCGCCGAGGTCTCCGGGGCACTCAATCCTGCTCAGCAAGTCGTCAAGATCGTCAACGAAGAGCTCGTAGGAATTCTCGGTGGCGAGACCAGGCGGCTGACGTTCGCCAAAACTCCGCCGACCGTGATCATGCTCGCGGGATTGCAGGGATCGGGTAAGACGACCCTCGCAGGAAAGCTCGCCAAGTGGCTGCGAGATCAAGGGCACACGCCTCTGCTCGTTGCCTGCGACTTGCAGCGCCCAGGGGCGGTCAGTCAGCTGCAGATCGTCGGAGAGCGTGCGGGCGCAACAGTGTTCGCGCCGCATCCAGGCACATCGATCGGCGGTGGCGAGAACGCGCTCGGTGTCTCGGCTGCAGATCCGGTCGAGGTCGCGCGCGTCGGCGTCGCAGAAGCCCGCACCAAGCAGTTCGACATCGTCATCGTCGACACGGCCGGCCGACTCGGTATCGACACAGAGTTGATGAATCAGGCTGCGGGTATCCGCGACGCGGTGGAACCCGACGAAACCCTGTTCGTTCTCGATGCGATGGTCGGCCAGGATGCGGTCAGTACAGCGCAGGCATTCCGTGATGGCGTCGGCTTCACCGGCGTCGTATTGACCAAGCTCGACGGCGACGCGCGTGGCGGCGCCGCATTGAGCGTCCGTGAAGTCACCGGTGCGCCGATCATGTTCGCGTCGACCGGTGAAAAGCTGGAAGACTTCGATGTCTTCCATCCCGACCGTATGGCCAGCCGCATCCTTGGAATGGGCGACGTTCTCAGCCTCATCGAGCAGGCCGAGCAGCACTTCGACGCCGAGCAGGCCGAGGCTACCGCCAACAAGATCGGTTCCGGCCAACTCACCCTCGACGACTTCCTCGAGCAAATGATGGCCGTTCGGAAGATGGGGCCTATCGGCAATCTGTTGGGCATGCTGCCCGGTGCAGGCCAGATGAAGGAACTGGCCAACGTCGACGAGAAGCAACTCGACCGGGTTCAGGCCATCATCCGCGGCATGACGCCGCAGGAGCGTACCGATCCCAAGATCATCAATGCGTCGAGGCGTCTGCGTATCGCCAACGGATCCGGGGTGAAAGTCTCGGATGTCAACCAGCTCGTCGACCGCTTCTTCGAGGCCCGCAAGATGATGTCCGCGATGGCCGGGCGCATGGGAATGCCCGGTGCACGTAAGCAGGTTCGCAGCAAGAAAGGCAAGAAGGGCAAGAAGGGCGGACGTGGGCCGACACAGCCCAAGATCCGCGGAGGCTTCCCGGGCATGCCCGGCGGAATGCCTGCGGGGATGCCTGACCTGTCCGGAATGCCGAAGGGTCTCGATCAAATGCCGCCCGGGCTCGAAGGTATCGACCTGTCTCAGCTGAAGTTGCCGAAGAAGTAG
- a CDS encoding M23 family metallopeptidase: MGAHRRSNIYVPAAPDTNAPRGRHRAQESSNDSGIRTAAIVAATGAIVAGAAQMGTGTATAAPVPPPPPPAAGLPFELPQNLLPAGFELPAGISLPENFELPPGVEIPQTPELAAFGLPDVGAAAQDLLQGLKPLGAKAVQPVSGVLTSSFGQRWGTHHGGTDIAAPIGTPVLAAADGQVTAAGPASGFGLWVKVLHADGTETVYGHIDSFSVAPGQYVTAGQQIATVGNRGQSTGPHLHFEVHDASGVKVDPTEWLSTRGVAVTWSDAARNA; this comes from the coding sequence GTGGGAGCCCACCGCCGGTCGAATATCTACGTTCCGGCCGCACCGGATACCAACGCTCCGCGCGGGCGTCACCGGGCACAGGAGTCCTCGAACGACTCCGGGATCAGGACCGCCGCGATCGTGGCGGCCACCGGAGCAATCGTCGCAGGCGCAGCGCAGATGGGTACCGGCACCGCCACGGCGGCGCCGGTACCGCCTCCGCCTCCGCCCGCCGCAGGGTTGCCGTTCGAGCTTCCCCAGAACTTGCTGCCTGCAGGATTCGAGCTGCCGGCAGGCATCTCGCTTCCCGAGAACTTCGAGCTGCCCCCGGGCGTCGAGATTCCGCAGACCCCCGAACTTGCCGCTTTCGGACTCCCCGACGTCGGCGCCGCAGCCCAGGATCTCCTGCAGGGTCTGAAGCCGCTCGGGGCGAAGGCCGTCCAGCCGGTATCGGGTGTTCTCACCTCCAGTTTCGGTCAGCGCTGGGGTACCCACCACGGTGGCACCGACATCGCTGCACCGATCGGTACTCCAGTCCTTGCCGCAGCCGACGGCCAGGTCACGGCGGCAGGACCTGCGTCCGGCTTCGGTCTCTGGGTGAAGGTTCTGCACGCCGACGGCACCGAGACGGTCTACGGACACATCGATTCGTTCTCGGTGGCGCCAGGGCAGTACGTCACTGCGGGGCAGCAGATCGCAACTGTGGGCAACCGCGGCCAGTCGACTGGTCCGCACCTGCACTTCGAGGTGCATGATGCCTCCGGTGTCAAGGTCGACCCAACGGAGTGGTTGTCGACGCGGGGCGTGGCCGTCACGTGGAGCGACGCAGCGCGCAACGCCTGA
- a CDS encoding amidohydrolase family protein — MAASYVIRGRILPSGSPVELWIRDGIISLEPVADAEIVAEDGWILPGLVDAHCHVGIKYGGGHEDLPGAIAQAEIERDVGALLLRDAGSPVDTRELDHHPDLPRIIRAGRHIASPKRYIPGLAIDIEDESQLPEAVAQQARMGDGWVKLVGDWIDRSVGDLRPLWDEKILRTAIDAAHAEGARVTAHVFGEDALPGLIEAGIDCIEHGTGLTDETIASMVSHGTALVPTLINIETFPGIAASATKYPVYARHMRELHGRVAETIGRAHDAGVPIYAGTDAGGSIRHGRIADEVDALTRIGMNATEALGAACWSARSWLGWPGIEHGAPADLLVYSDDPRTGPDVLSTPDVIVLRGVPRRSR, encoded by the coding sequence GTGGCGGCCTCCTACGTGATTCGGGGCAGAATTCTGCCCTCAGGCAGCCCCGTCGAATTGTGGATACGGGATGGAATCATCTCGCTCGAACCCGTAGCCGATGCCGAGATCGTGGCCGAGGACGGTTGGATTCTTCCCGGACTTGTGGACGCGCACTGCCATGTCGGCATCAAATACGGTGGTGGCCACGAGGACCTGCCGGGTGCCATCGCGCAAGCCGAGATCGAACGCGACGTCGGGGCGCTACTCCTGCGTGACGCCGGATCACCGGTCGATACCCGCGAACTCGACCATCACCCGGATCTTCCGCGGATCATCAGAGCAGGCCGACATATCGCCTCACCCAAGCGGTACATCCCTGGGCTTGCCATCGATATCGAGGACGAGTCGCAACTCCCGGAAGCTGTTGCGCAACAGGCTCGTATGGGTGACGGCTGGGTCAAACTCGTCGGTGACTGGATCGATCGCAGCGTGGGCGACCTTCGGCCCCTCTGGGACGAGAAGATCCTGCGAACCGCCATCGACGCGGCCCATGCCGAGGGGGCGCGGGTCACCGCCCACGTGTTCGGCGAGGACGCGCTGCCAGGGTTGATCGAGGCAGGTATCGACTGCATCGAGCACGGCACAGGATTGACCGACGAGACAATCGCATCGATGGTCTCGCACGGTACTGCGCTGGTTCCGACGCTGATCAACATCGAGACTTTCCCCGGTATTGCGGCGTCGGCGACGAAGTATCCGGTGTACGCCCGGCACATGCGCGAATTGCACGGCAGGGTTGCCGAGACCATCGGGCGGGCGCACGACGCCGGAGTGCCCATCTACGCGGGGACCGACGCAGGTGGATCGATCCGTCACGGGCGCATTGCCGACGAGGTCGACGCACTCACCCGGATCGGGATGAACGCGACGGAGGCGCTCGGTGCGGCGTGCTGGAGCGCACGATCCTGGCTGGGATGGCCAGGAATCGAGCACGGTGCCCCGGCAGACCTTCTGGTCTACTCGGACGATCCCCGCACCGGTCCCGACGTTCTGTCTACGCCCGATGTGATCGTGCTGCGCGGTGTCCCGCGGCGTTCGCGATGA